The genomic stretch ATATGGGTTTGTGTTTTCAGAGTCTTAGTAAGTCTTTAGTCCTTTTTCATACCACCTGCGCAAATTGTTAAAAATACTCTAAAATTAAATGGAAAATCATTAGTTGATACTTCATAATGCCCCTGTAATTTTTGTACTTTGTTTGTCCTGCAACCCCTCTAAATTTCCCTGAACCCCTCACCAACATACACCCTCTCCCTAAATTTTTTCCCACACTAAATTTCTATTTACTGTCTTATTTTGATTTGACTACTGGTGTTTTTGGGTTTTGGTTTGATTCGTTTCGCGCGGTTTTAATAATCAAATTCTAATTTATAGGAATAATATTTTTATTATTTTTATCTGTCTAAAACGAATAATATTTCAATCTGATTTATTGAAAGGTTTTTTTAGTTGCAAATATGTTCCTTATTTTTTTCATAAGTTTCTAATGTCTATACTTCCAAATAATTCAAGTATAGATCAAGTATGTGGAAATTGTGGTGCCTGGAAAAGTGATCCTTTTGGAAAAGGAGGGATTGGAAATTGTCCATTTGACCAAGTGCTCTACACCGTTACCAAAAAATGTGAGAATGGAAGGTGGGTACCAAAATATGACCCTAAAGGGATCAGGTGGTATCGCAAATATGCGAAGGAAGGGTATGCTAGAGCACAATACAGTTTAGGAATGATGTATGAAATAGGAGAGTCAATTTCTCAGGATCTTGAATTAGCATATATGTGGTTCAGTCTTGCAAGTCGTCATGGGCATCCTGATGCTGTTAAACAAATTCAAGAATTAGAAAAGAAAATGACATTATCGCAAATAGAGAGAGCAAAAGATTTGGCAAAAAAAATGAATAATTATTGGTAGATTTTATCTTAAGTCCAGGAATTGTGCTTCACCCAAGTTGAACCCCATTGAACATTATTATCTGTTCGATGGGGTTCTTGATTTTGGAGTAGAAATAATAAGACCTGAAAAGAAGAGTTAAGACAATTTTGATGTTTTGTTTCTCAGCAAATGGTCGATGAGAGTCAGGGCAACCATGGCTTCTGCTATAGGGACGGCTCTTGGGGCAACGCATGGATCGTGCCTGCCTTCAACACGAATTTCAGCTTTTTTCCCTTTTTGGGTGATGGTTTCCTGAGCTTTGTTGATAGATGATGTCGGCTTCACGACCAGTTTGACAACGATATCCATTCCATTGGAAATGCCCCCCAGAATTCCTCCGGCATTATTGGTTTTAGTCGTTACTTTTTTATTCTTCATGACAAAGACATCGTTACACTCTGACCCGGTCATGGTTGCTGTTTGAAACCCTGCTCCAATTTCCATTCCTTTTACAGCGGGTATACTCATGACGGCCTTGGCCAGGTCCGCATCCAGTCTATCGAAGACAGGTTCTCCAAGTCCGGCTGGCACACCGCGGGCAATCACTTCAACCACACCTCCAAGAGAGTCGCCATTTTTACGCGCCTGCATGATAGCCTCCACCATTTTCTCGGCGGTTTTTGAATCAGGGCAACGCACGATATTTTTTTCGATTTCCTTAAAGTTTACAGTTGTTGCTGTGTGATGCCCTATTTGCCGGGTGAATCCAGTAATGGAGATTTTTTCTCTGGCTAAAAGCTTTTTAGCAATGGCTCCGGCGGCAACTCTGCCAACGGATTCCCGAGCACTCGATCGACCACCACCCCGGTAGTCTCGAAAACCAAATTTCATGTCGTAGGTATAATCCGCGTGTCCGGGGCGATAGAGATGTTTGATCAATTCATATTTTGATGAATCGGCATCTTTATTATCGACACGCATTGAAATAGGCGTCCCGGTCGTTTTACCTTTAAAGATGCCAGACATAATTAGTATCTTGTCACCCTCTTTGCGAGTGGTGGTTACTTTGCTTTGACCGGTTCGTCGTCGATCTAGATCTTTTTGGATATCAGATTCTTTAAGAGGTAGTCCAGCCGGGCAACCTTCTACAACAACCCCAACACCCTCGCCGTGGGATTCTCCCCAGGTTGTAATTTTAAATAGTTTTCCGAAACTGCTTCCAGACATAATTTATAGTACTTATATAATTCTTCCCGCCAGAAAATGGCGGGCCGGTTGTATAGTTATATTTAATTAAACTATTGAATAATTTAGGTAAACTGATCTACGGCTGGGGAAGGCGGATGCGTGACTACAAGCGCCAGAAGGGATCTATCATTTGGTTAGGTACCTTAGAGGTACGAAAGAGGAGGAAGTCTTGAATTGAAACCCCTTATTAAGACTCTGCCTCTTCTTGAGCTCTCTCTTTTTCGTCTACAAGTTCTCTCAGCTCTTTACCAGCCTTGAAAAAAGGCACTTTTTTTGAAGGAACTTCAACTTTTTGCCCGGATTTGGGATTGCGTCCAACCCTGGCATTTCTTTGTCGGATTCGGAAACTTCCAAACCCTCTTAATTCGACTTTTTTTCCTTCTGCCAACGATTCAGTAATACTTGAAAAAACAGTATTGACTACAACCTCAGTCTGCTTTTTCGTCAGATTGATCTGGTTGGCCACTCTTTCAACAAGCTCTGCTTTAGTCATTAAAAAGTCTCCCCCAACCGGTAAACATTTTAACCGCGT from Nitrospinota bacterium encodes the following:
- the aroC gene encoding chorismate synthase — protein: MSGSSFGKLFKITTWGESHGEGVGVVVEGCPAGLPLKESDIQKDLDRRRTGQSKVTTTRKEGDKILIMSGIFKGKTTGTPISMRVDNKDADSSKYELIKHLYRPGHADYTYDMKFGFRDYRGGGRSSARESVGRVAAGAIAKKLLAREKISITGFTRQIGHHTATTVNFKEIEKNIVRCPDSKTAEKMVEAIMQARKNGDSLGGVVEVIARGVPAGLGEPVFDRLDADLAKAVMSIPAVKGMEIGAGFQTATMTGSECNDVFVMKNKKVTTKTNNAGGILGGISNGMDIVVKLVVKPTSSINKAQETITQKGKKAEIRVEGRHDPCVAPRAVPIAEAMVALTLIDHLLRNKTSKLS
- a CDS encoding sel1 repeat family protein; its protein translation is MSILPNNSSIDQVCGNCGAWKSDPFGKGGIGNCPFDQVLYTVTKKCENGRWVPKYDPKGIRWYRKYAKEGYARAQYSLGMMYEIGESISQDLELAYMWFSLASRHGHPDAVKQIQELEKKMTLSQIERAKDLAKKMNNYW
- a CDS encoding integration host factor subunit beta, with protein sequence MTKAELVERVANQINLTKKQTEVVVNTVFSSITESLAEGKKVELRGFGSFRIRQRNARVGRNPKSGQKVEVPSKKVPFFKAGKELRELVDEKERAQEEAES